The Salinibaculum sp. SYNS191 genome has a window encoding:
- a CDS encoding TIGR00725 family protein, with product MDSGLRVSVIGGSTVTDEEYRTAREVGRLLADGGHTVVCGGRGGVMAAVCRGASERDGHSIGILPGTRRSGANEYVDTVVTTGLGNARNPLVVMNGDAAIAVDGGPGTLSELGHALDFGRPIAGLGTHRVEGVDGIEHVETPAAAVEYVESAVEGN from the coding sequence ATGGACAGCGGACTCCGCGTGAGCGTCATCGGCGGGTCGACGGTCACCGACGAGGAGTACCGGACCGCCCGCGAGGTGGGGCGACTGCTCGCCGACGGCGGCCACACGGTCGTCTGCGGCGGCCGCGGCGGCGTCATGGCGGCCGTCTGCCGCGGCGCGAGCGAGCGCGACGGCCACAGCATCGGCATCCTTCCCGGGACCCGACGGAGCGGGGCGAACGAGTACGTCGACACCGTCGTCACGACGGGGCTCGGCAACGCCCGCAATCCGCTCGTGGTCATGAACGGCGACGCCGCCATCGCCGTCGACGGTGGTCCCGGAACGCTCTCCGAACTCGGCCACGCGCTCGACTTCGGTCGGCCGATTGCGGGGCTGGGAACCCACCGCGTCGAGGGCGTGGACGGCATCGAGCACGTCGAGACGCCGGCTGCGGCCGTCGAATACGTCGAATCTGCCGTCGAAGGAAACTAG
- a CDS encoding universal stress protein — MTHVLVAAASVHTTAAACDYLQGRLGGDDRVTVLAVAEPGLDARDPGDATNVARTRLVTPAVETLVREGEPASTIRAVAAERDVDEVLVGPRRGDPESSGDPPGETVRALLAAGEWPVVVVPLPALS, encoded by the coding sequence ATGACGCACGTGCTCGTGGCCGCGGCGTCGGTCCACACGACAGCGGCGGCCTGTGACTACCTCCAGGGGCGACTCGGCGGCGACGACAGGGTGACGGTGCTCGCGGTGGCCGAGCCAGGACTCGACGCGCGGGACCCGGGCGACGCGACGAACGTCGCGCGGACGCGGCTGGTGACCCCGGCCGTCGAGACGCTGGTCCGCGAGGGCGAGCCCGCGTCGACGATTCGGGCGGTCGCTGCCGAGCGCGACGTCGACGAGGTACTCGTCGGCCCACGGCGCGGCGACCCGGAGAGCAGCGGCGACCCGCCGGGGGAGACGGTGCGGGCGCTGCTGGCCGCGGGCGAGTGGCCGGTCGTCGTCGTGCCGCTCCCGGCGCTGTCGTGA
- a CDS encoding GIY-YIG nuclease family protein — protein sequence MTGDTVAVGGTYTLLVEVLEPATVEVGALGERSFDPGWYAYTGSALGPGGFSRVDRHRELAAGERDTRHWHVDYLLGHPAADIDTVVDSRGADIECAVAAAVDGDPVAAFGASDCDCGSHLHYAPQRAHLLDSVRRAHLSFRGTDGECRSRG from the coding sequence GTGACAGGCGATACCGTGGCGGTCGGTGGCACGTACACGCTCCTGGTGGAGGTGCTGGAACCGGCGACCGTCGAGGTGGGTGCCCTCGGCGAGCGTTCGTTCGACCCGGGGTGGTACGCCTACACGGGGAGCGCGCTCGGCCCCGGCGGCTTCTCGCGGGTCGACCGCCACCGGGAACTGGCCGCCGGCGAGCGCGACACCCGTCACTGGCACGTCGATTACCTGCTCGGACACCCGGCCGCGGACATCGACACGGTCGTCGACTCCCGCGGTGCCGACATCGAGTGTGCCGTCGCGGCCGCCGTCGACGGCGACCCCGTCGCGGCCTTTGGCGCTTCGGACTGCGACTGTGGCTCGCACCTCCACTACGCGCCACAGCGCGCTCACCTGCTCGACTCCGTCCGCCGCGCCCACCTGTCCTTCCGCGGCACCGACGGCGAGTGCCGGTCCCGCGGCTGA
- a CDS encoding metallophosphoesterase, translating to MTGRILVAGDVHLGSEHADVDAFNSFLQAQSRNQHSVDHLVLLGDVWDLIRRDPFGVAWETSETITHLKRLASEVPVHFVFGNHDTHLRHLDRTLYDVEFRNELVLGSGDHDIRFCHGEAFDRFQSDALSKHLSGPGDRGDIDPTRGLKDPVVAWGRELVQTQKRRLKRARTSVLSGDDDGEVYPRRERRAHAYLDAVPEDKLVYGHTHRPYVRPDNAVANPGTWKASAPDSNTYLVIDDGAIALYRHVVSGPDEPVNAGAAAAVPADD from the coding sequence ATGACGGGGCGCATTCTCGTCGCCGGCGACGTTCACCTGGGCTCCGAACACGCGGACGTCGACGCCTTCAATAGCTTCCTCCAGGCACAGTCCCGGAACCAGCACTCGGTGGACCACCTGGTCCTGCTGGGCGACGTCTGGGACCTCATCCGCCGGGACCCCTTCGGCGTGGCCTGGGAGACGAGCGAGACGATTACCCACCTCAAACGCCTGGCGAGCGAGGTCCCGGTTCACTTCGTCTTCGGCAACCACGACACCCATCTCCGCCATCTCGACCGGACGCTGTACGACGTCGAGTTCCGGAACGAACTCGTCCTCGGGAGCGGCGACCACGACATCCGATTCTGCCACGGGGAAGCGTTCGACCGCTTCCAGTCGGACGCGCTCTCGAAGCACCTCTCCGGGCCGGGCGACCGGGGCGACATCGACCCGACGAGGGGTCTGAAGGACCCGGTGGTCGCCTGGGGGCGCGAACTGGTCCAGACGCAGAAACGCCGCCTCAAGCGAGCGCGGACGAGCGTCTTGTCGGGCGACGACGACGGTGAGGTGTATCCGCGCCGCGAGCGCCGCGCTCACGCCTACCTCGACGCCGTCCCGGAGGACAAACTCGTCTACGGCCACACCCACCGGCCGTACGTCCGGCCGGACAACGCCGTGGCGAACCCGGGCACGTGGAAGGCGAGCGCCCCCGACTCCAACACCTACCTCGTCATCGACGACGGCGCGATTGCCCTCTACCGACACGTCGTCTCCGGCCCCGACGAACCCGTCAACGCGGGCGCTGCGGCCGCCGTCCCGGCCGACGACTGA
- a CDS encoding phospholipase D-like domain-containing protein, translated as MVEHELFDNRLTERLVADAVSRLFEADGTVYLATGYLTWSGYLALRDPLTEFLYRNPENRLVVVVSTGADQFSRLVANALWEHEQADRIRLLTYRDGFIHPKLYLRDGPEPALVMGSANLTWDGLGKNLELAFYYAPDDSDDRIYQDYLRWMVAFVGESTPVTARDLSRRVRLRRTLDTWGSKGRINLPTMIRGALPFGRRQPSIDAPLSLEDDS; from the coding sequence ATGGTCGAACACGAACTCTTCGATAACCGCCTCACCGAACGGCTCGTCGCCGACGCGGTCTCCCGCCTGTTCGAGGCGGACGGGACCGTCTACCTGGCGACTGGGTATCTCACCTGGTCCGGCTACCTCGCGCTCCGGGACCCGCTCACGGAGTTTCTCTACCGGAATCCGGAGAACCGACTCGTGGTCGTCGTCTCGACGGGTGCCGACCAGTTCTCCCGCCTGGTGGCGAACGCCCTCTGGGAGCACGAGCAGGCCGACCGCATCCGCCTTCTGACCTACCGTGACGGGTTCATCCACCCGAAGCTCTACCTCCGCGACGGCCCGGAGCCGGCGCTGGTCATGGGGTCGGCGAACCTGACCTGGGACGGCCTCGGGAAGAACCTCGAACTGGCCTTCTACTACGCCCCGGACGACAGCGACGACCGGATATACCAGGACTACCTCCGCTGGATGGTCGCGTTCGTCGGGGAGTCCACCCCGGTCACCGCTCGCGACCTCTCGCGGCGGGTCCGTCTCCGCCGGACGCTCGACACCTGGGGCTCCAAGGGCCGCATCAACCTGCCGACGATGATTCGCGGGGCGCTCCCCTTCGGCCGTCGCCAGCCCTCAATCGACGCGCCTCTGTCTCTAGAGGACGACTCGTAG
- a CDS encoding cupin domain-containing protein: MKQCPYPDCAWQAIAPSTEGARQAYMTHVVDEHLLATDAISVDPFEAPPGHTSDPRSHDTAQVVIVFEGELVLHTEDASVELSTSDSMRIDAGESHYSENPGDRPCVGLRVSTPGPEFSGGIPG; encoded by the coding sequence ATGAAACAGTGTCCGTACCCCGACTGCGCGTGGCAGGCAATCGCGCCGTCGACGGAGGGTGCACGGCAGGCGTACATGACCCACGTCGTCGACGAGCACCTCCTGGCGACCGATGCGATATCCGTCGACCCGTTCGAAGCGCCCCCGGGTCACACCTCGGACCCGCGCTCGCACGACACGGCGCAGGTCGTCATCGTCTTCGAGGGCGAACTCGTCTTGCACACCGAGGACGCCTCGGTCGAGCTGTCGACCAGCGATTCGATGCGCATCGACGCCGGGGAGTCACACTACAGCGAGAACCCCGGCGACCGACCGTGTGTCGGCCTTCGCGTGTCTACCCCCGGTCCCGAGTTCTCGGGCGGCATCCCCGGGTAG
- a CDS encoding ABC1 kinase family protein has product MARYPVRLVRVVREFLPFVLTALRDRRRFLVVGGSRTVTESEQRARAQDVRQTLLDLGPTFVKIGQVLSTRPDIVPPVYAEEFAMLQDAIPPGPFGEMDPAAVPGLDLDEFERFDTDPVAGGSLAQVYEARYRGQRVAVKVRRPGVVDLVETDLRVLDRLIPVIARFAPRRHRFSLRNLADDFQTIILEELDFEREGRVMAEIRENFADDETVVTPRRIPAVSSESVLAMTFVESTKITDTEALRRAGFDPKDAARKVANAYFTMGIDHGLFHGDPHPGNLGLDRRGRVVIYDFGMTGRFTPEMQEAILDLYLAAVRRDVDTIIDTLIDLGALDPAVDRASIAYVLRLVIADLEGRGVTDWRDIIEEAMAVLQSFPFRIPPDLMLVIRVGTVGEGTLRQIDPEFDFIAAAREFLAAHGYLGRGVEGLTRELRDDALASAQSAVRLPAALETVLDQLARGELSIQGLDLQAPLVAIGRVLAYAIITAAWVVGSSILTDTSPVFGAIGYAIATFMTVLFLLSVRNARRAG; this is encoded by the coding sequence ATGGCCCGATATCCCGTGCGACTCGTGCGCGTCGTCCGCGAGTTCCTCCCGTTCGTCCTCACGGCCCTGCGAGACCGCCGTCGGTTCCTCGTCGTCGGCGGGTCGCGAACCGTCACGGAGTCCGAGCAACGAGCACGGGCCCAGGACGTGCGCCAGACACTGCTCGACCTCGGACCGACGTTCGTCAAAATCGGGCAGGTCCTCTCGACGCGGCCCGACATCGTTCCGCCCGTCTACGCCGAGGAGTTCGCGATGCTCCAGGACGCAATCCCGCCGGGACCGTTCGGCGAGATGGACCCGGCGGCCGTCCCGGGGCTGGACCTGGACGAGTTCGAGCGGTTCGACACGGACCCGGTCGCCGGCGGCTCGCTCGCACAGGTGTACGAGGCGCGCTATCGCGGCCAGCGCGTCGCGGTCAAGGTTCGCCGGCCGGGCGTCGTGGACTTAGTCGAGACCGACCTCCGGGTGCTCGACCGGCTCATCCCCGTCATCGCGAGGTTCGCCCCGCGACGGCACCGATTCTCGCTGCGGAACCTGGCCGACGACTTCCAGACCATCATCCTCGAAGAACTCGACTTCGAGCGGGAGGGGCGGGTGATGGCGGAGATACGCGAGAACTTCGCGGACGACGAGACCGTCGTGACGCCGCGCCGGATTCCCGCCGTCTCCTCGGAGAGCGTCCTCGCGATGACGTTCGTCGAGAGCACCAAGATTACCGACACGGAGGCGCTCCGGCGTGCCGGGTTCGACCCGAAAGACGCCGCCCGGAAGGTGGCGAACGCCTACTTCACGATGGGTATCGACCACGGGCTCTTCCACGGCGACCCGCACCCGGGGAACCTCGGCCTGGACCGGCGCGGCCGGGTCGTCATCTACGACTTCGGGATGACCGGCCGGTTCACCCCCGAGATGCAGGAGGCGATTCTCGACCTCTATCTCGCCGCCGTCCGGCGGGACGTCGACACGATCATCGACACGCTGATCGACCTCGGGGCGCTCGACCCCGCCGTCGACCGCGCGTCGATCGCCTACGTCCTCCGGCTCGTCATCGCGGACCTGGAGGGCCGCGGGGTCACCGACTGGCGCGACATCATCGAGGAGGCGATGGCGGTGCTCCAGTCGTTCCCGTTTCGCATCCCGCCGGACCTCATGCTGGTCATCCGCGTCGGGACCGTCGGCGAGGGGACGCTGCGCCAGATAGACCCGGAGTTCGACTTCATCGCCGCCGCGCGGGAGTTTCTCGCGGCCCACGGCTACCTGGGGCGGGGCGTCGAGGGACTCACGCGGGAGCTACGGGACGATGCGCTCGCCTCGGCGCAGTCCGCCGTCAGGCTCCCGGCGGCGCTGGAGACGGTGCTCGACCAGCTCGCCCGCGGCGAACTCTCCATCCAGGGGCTGGACCTCCAGGCCCCGCTCGTCGCCATCGGGCGGGTGCTCGCGTACGCCATCATCACCGCCGCCTGGGTCGTCGGCTCGTCGATTCTCACCGACACCAGCCCCGTCTTCGGGGCCATCGGCTACGCCATCGCGACGTTCATGACGGTCCTGTTTTTGCTTTCCGTCCGGAACGCACGCCGCGCGGGCTGA
- a CDS encoding bile acid:sodium symporter family protein, giving the protein MQAGVVDVDAVLTALTSLQGTLVAVSLVAMMAAMGTQLTQGDVRRTIRESNLVARWILANLLAVPLFAVLLGILFNLPDPSLVALLLVAIAPGAPFIPQFAALAGENSHEAVRLTAALTLVATLTVPLLVAAALTVLQIELVFPAWRFIVPLLVVLVIPLVAGALVRSRRPALANALRKRLVILANAALLVALAIVAFLDLGRTVRVFTGLAGTGILLVMALFVFASIEIGWLIGGPTAQNRRLLALGTAGRNVNIALFIATGAFPGSNADETILAFTTIMIGTSLLAALYWRRSPLTGGSPRDERKQDSETGQQ; this is encoded by the coding sequence GTGCAGGCGGGCGTGGTCGACGTCGATGCGGTGCTCACCGCGCTCACCAGCCTCCAGGGGACCCTCGTGGCCGTCTCCCTGGTCGCCATGATGGCCGCGATGGGGACCCAGTTGACGCAGGGGGACGTCCGCAGGACCATCCGCGAGTCGAACCTCGTCGCGCGGTGGATTCTCGCGAACCTGCTCGCTGTCCCGCTGTTCGCGGTCCTGCTGGGGATCCTGTTCAACCTCCCGGACCCGAGTCTCGTCGCCCTCCTCCTCGTCGCCATCGCTCCGGGTGCGCCCTTCATCCCGCAGTTCGCCGCCCTGGCGGGCGAGAACTCCCACGAGGCCGTCCGTCTGACCGCCGCCCTGACCCTCGTCGCCACGCTGACCGTGCCGTTGCTGGTCGCCGCCGCACTGACCGTCCTCCAGATCGAACTCGTGTTCCCGGCGTGGCGGTTCATCGTCCCGTTGCTGGTCGTGCTCGTGATACCGCTCGTCGCCGGCGCCCTCGTGCGAAGTCGGCGACCGGCGCTGGCGAACGCGCTCCGGAAGCGGCTCGTCATCCTGGCGAACGCGGCGTTGCTCGTGGCGCTGGCTATCGTGGCGTTCCTGGACCTCGGCAGGACAGTGCGCGTGTTCACGGGGCTGGCCGGGACCGGGATACTGCTGGTGATGGCGCTTTTCGTGTTCGCGTCCATCGAAATCGGGTGGCTCATCGGCGGTCCGACGGCGCAGAACCGGCGCCTACTCGCGCTCGGGACGGCCGGCCGCAACGTGAACATCGCGCTGTTCATCGCGACGGGTGCGTTCCCCGGGTCGAACGCGGACGAGACCATCCTCGCGTTCACGACGATTATGATCGGCACCTCGTTGCTCGCCGCCCTCTACTGGCGGCGAAGTCCACTGACGGGCGGGTCCCCGCGGGACGAGCGCAAGCAGGACAGCGAGACGGGACAGCAGTGA
- a CDS encoding bile acid:sodium symporter family protein — MAVVLESLATLSVLVFVVTSMLAMGLSLTVGQIIEPLRNLRLVAKALVANFVLVPLLAYGILLVIPLTDAQSIGLILLATAAGAPFLPKLVEMAKSDVAFGVGLMVLLMVVTVAYVPVVLPFLLPGVQVSPLEIASSLVVLMLVPLAIGLFVKARYGDTAATWQPTVNQISSTALVFLVVLMLVLNFQTLISVVGTGALLAFAVLIVGSLVLGWVLGGPGTDTRPVLGLGTAQRNVSAALVVGAANFDDPNVVVMLVVGATLMGLLIVVAGELGKRSQRPEAVPSAEEATYDD, encoded by the coding sequence ATGGCCGTCGTCCTCGAATCGCTCGCCACGCTGTCGGTGCTGGTCTTCGTCGTGACCAGCATGCTGGCGATGGGGCTGAGCCTCACCGTCGGGCAGATTATCGAGCCGTTGCGGAACCTCCGGCTGGTGGCGAAAGCCCTGGTCGCCAACTTCGTCCTCGTGCCGCTGCTCGCGTACGGGATTCTGCTGGTCATCCCGCTCACCGATGCGCAGTCCATCGGGCTAATCCTGCTGGCGACGGCCGCTGGCGCACCGTTCCTGCCGAAACTCGTCGAGATGGCGAAGTCAGACGTTGCCTTCGGGGTGGGACTGATGGTGCTGCTGATGGTCGTAACGGTGGCCTACGTGCCGGTGGTACTCCCGTTCCTCCTGCCGGGCGTGCAGGTGAGTCCGCTGGAAATCGCCAGTTCGCTCGTCGTCCTGATGCTCGTGCCGCTGGCAATCGGCCTGTTCGTGAAGGCCCGCTACGGCGACACGGCCGCGACCTGGCAACCGACGGTGAATCAGATTTCCTCGACCGCGCTGGTGTTCCTGGTGGTGCTCATGCTGGTTCTCAACTTCCAGACGCTGATAAGCGTCGTCGGGACCGGCGCGCTCCTCGCGTTCGCGGTGCTCATCGTCGGGTCGCTGGTCCTCGGGTGGGTGCTTGGCGGTCCCGGAACCGACACCAGACCGGTACTCGGGCTCGGAACCGCCCAGCGGAACGTCTCGGCGGCGCTCGTCGTCGGCGCGGCGAACTTCGACGACCCGAACGTCGTCGTGATGCTCGTCGTGGGCGCGACGCTGATGGGACTGCTCATCGTCGTCGCCGGCGAACTCGGGAAACGCAGCCAGCGGCCCGAGGCCGTCCCGAGCGCCGAGGAGGCGACCTATGACGACTGA
- a CDS encoding AI-2E family transporter has protein sequence MLGDDHSSTTFLRMLLLVVGALSVVLVLPFLQFVLAAGLLAYLVEPVSKRLSRRLGPTVGAVLTMVATGAVVLVPLLLIVGVAVEQAVSLVQGFERPDFGALETLAQEWVGVDVDLPALVGPLAGAVETGVGGLVGGIVGALGAIPAFLVGVFIFLFSFFYLLRDGDHLVAWLRAAAPLDRTATDELFGRTDDLLWAAVVGNVIVAGVQAILTVLGFLVLGFDNIVFWGVVTFGLSLLPIIGASVVWIPAMVYLFAVGRVTAAAGLLVYGSVIISGSDNIVRPLAMQRGARLNPGLLVLGIFGGVAVFGFLGLFVGPVLIGLSKELVELLVEERGP, from the coding sequence ATGCTCGGCGACGACCACTCCTCGACCACCTTCCTCAGGATGCTCCTCCTGGTGGTCGGGGCGCTATCTGTCGTCCTCGTGTTGCCGTTCCTGCAGTTCGTCCTGGCGGCAGGACTGCTGGCGTACCTCGTCGAGCCAGTGAGCAAGCGCCTCTCGCGGCGACTGGGGCCGACCGTCGGCGCCGTCCTGACGATGGTCGCGACGGGTGCCGTCGTCCTGGTTCCCCTGCTCCTCATCGTCGGCGTCGCGGTCGAGCAAGCCGTGTCGCTGGTTCAGGGGTTCGAACGACCTGACTTCGGGGCCCTGGAGACCCTCGCCCAGGAGTGGGTCGGGGTCGACGTCGACCTTCCGGCACTGGTCGGGCCGCTGGCCGGGGCTGTCGAGACGGGAGTCGGCGGTCTCGTGGGGGGCATCGTCGGAGCGCTCGGCGCCATCCCCGCGTTCCTCGTCGGGGTCTTCATCTTCCTGTTTTCGTTCTTCTATCTCCTGCGGGACGGCGACCACCTGGTCGCCTGGCTCCGGGCGGCGGCCCCGCTCGACCGGACGGCGACGGACGAACTGTTCGGCCGGACCGACGACCTGCTGTGGGCGGCGGTGGTCGGCAACGTCATCGTCGCCGGGGTACAGGCGATACTGACGGTCCTGGGCTTTCTCGTCCTCGGGTTCGACAACATCGTCTTCTGGGGCGTCGTCACGTTCGGCCTGTCGCTACTGCCGATAATCGGCGCGTCCGTGGTCTGGATTCCCGCGATGGTCTATCTCTTCGCCGTGGGCCGCGTCACGGCGGCGGCGGGCCTGCTGGTGTACGGGAGTGTCATCATCAGCGGGTCGGACAACATCGTCCGTCCGCTGGCGATGCAACGCGGTGCGCGGCTCAACCCCGGCCTGCTCGTGCTCGGTATCTTCGGCGGCGTCGCCGTGTTCGGATTCCTCGGACTCTTCGTCGGCCCCGTGCTCATCGGCCTCTCGAAGGAACTCGTCGAACTGCTTGTCGAAGAGCGGGGGCCGTGA
- a CDS encoding succinylglutamate desuccinylase/aspartoacylase family protein, translating into MSSEHDEPQPFRYDAEVDPGETRHIQYEVGETYLGRPVEIPVTIINGEHAGPRLCLSAAMHGDEVNGVKVLQEVADRYEPADLHGAIVCLHVVNVPGFIAQQRYLPIYDQDLNRSFPGTSSGSTASRMARVIWDRFVSKCDMGLDFHTSTRNRMTVFHGRADMEDEGIQRLVEAAGIPLVISGEGSSGMLRRVATEKGTPIVTVEMGEANRFQPMLIDLGLQAVENVLAAHEMHPEATPRRTEFQKVLTSEDQKKWIRAENGGLVEMKWGPLPIVDEGETICVISDHFKTEEHVVTAPFDGLLVGLLANPRVLPGHPLVHLVEIDDEDREHVRQAYEDVGFARHGIFHWMGKMGERMAESVRDRQLNRGADNR; encoded by the coding sequence ATGAGTTCAGAACACGACGAACCGCAGCCGTTCCGGTACGACGCGGAGGTCGACCCCGGCGAAACCCGGCACATCCAGTACGAGGTCGGCGAGACGTACCTCGGCCGCCCGGTCGAAATCCCGGTCACCATCATCAACGGCGAACACGCTGGCCCCCGCCTGTGCCTGAGTGCGGCCATGCACGGCGACGAGGTCAACGGCGTCAAGGTGCTCCAGGAGGTCGCCGACCGATACGAACCGGCTGATCTCCACGGCGCAATCGTCTGTCTCCACGTCGTGAACGTGCCCGGGTTCATCGCCCAGCAGCGCTACCTCCCCATCTACGACCAGGACCTCAACCGGTCGTTCCCCGGGACCAGCAGCGGGTCGACCGCCTCGCGCATGGCCCGGGTCATCTGGGACCGCTTCGTCAGCAAGTGCGACATGGGCCTCGACTTCCACACCTCGACGCGCAACCGGATGACCGTCTTCCACGGCCGGGCCGACATGGAGGACGAGGGCATCCAGCGACTCGTCGAGGCGGCGGGCATCCCGCTCGTCATCTCGGGCGAGGGGAGTTCCGGGATGTTGCGCCGGGTGGCGACCGAGAAGGGAACGCCCATCGTCACCGTCGAGATGGGCGAGGCGAATCGCTTCCAGCCGATGCTCATCGACCTGGGCCTCCAGGCCGTCGAGAACGTGCTCGCGGCCCACGAGATGCACCCCGAGGCGACGCCGCGCCGTACCGAGTTCCAGAAAGTTCTCACCAGCGAGGACCAGAAGAAGTGGATTCGGGCCGAAAACGGTGGCCTCGTGGAGATGAAGTGGGGGCCGCTGCCCATCGTCGACGAGGGCGAGACCATCTGCGTCATCAGCGACCACTTCAAGACCGAGGAACACGTCGTCACCGCGCCCTTCGACGGGTTGCTCGTCGGCCTCCTAGCGAACCCGCGCGTGCTGCCGGGCCATCCCCTCGTCCACCTCGTCGAGATCGACGACGAGGACCGCGAACACGTCCGCCAGGCCTACGAGGACGTCGGATTCGCGAGACACGGCATCTTCCACTGGATGGGCAAGATGGGCGAACGGATGGCCGAGTCCGTCCGTGACCGTCAACTGAACAGGGGAGCGGACAACCGCTGA
- a CDS encoding DUF547 domain-containing protein, translating into MAPEAAAESTPDGRPAPTPTEAAEELLVAYRTDADPEPYLSALAAFDDAALAEVRTDRATALAFWCNLYNAGTQHLLATRSGLYESRWRSLRFFSVPAVTVAGHALSLDDIEHGILRRRSKYGLGYLPRLVPDTFELRYRLADLDPRVHFALNCGAASCPAIRAYTPDAIDDQLDLATETYLDATVEYDPDADAVRVPRLFRWHPGDFGGRRGTREFLREYDAIPADSSPKVTYLEWDWSRAGDAFAGR; encoded by the coding sequence ATGGCTCCCGAGGCTGCTGCCGAGTCGACCCCGGACGGCCGACCGGCCCCGACCCCGACCGAGGCGGCCGAGGAGTTGCTGGTCGCCTACCGGACGGACGCGGACCCGGAGCCGTATCTGTCGGCGCTGGCCGCGTTCGACGACGCGGCGCTCGCCGAGGTACGGACCGACCGCGCCACCGCCCTCGCCTTCTGGTGCAACCTCTACAACGCGGGCACGCAGCACCTGCTGGCGACCCGCAGCGGGCTCTACGAGAGCCGATGGCGGTCGCTGCGCTTCTTCTCGGTTCCCGCAGTCACCGTCGCGGGTCACGCGCTGAGCCTGGACGACATCGAACACGGCATCCTCCGCCGGCGCTCGAAGTACGGACTGGGGTATCTGCCGCGGCTCGTTCCCGACACCTTCGAGCTTCGCTACCGGCTGGCCGACCTGGACCCGCGGGTCCACTTCGCGCTCAACTGCGGCGCGGCCAGCTGTCCGGCCATCCGCGCGTACACGCCCGACGCCATCGACGACCAGCTCGACCTCGCGACGGAGACCTACCTCGACGCCACCGTCGAGTACGACCCCGACGCCGACGCGGTGCGGGTCCCCCGGCTGTTCCGCTGGCACCCCGGCGACTTCGGCGGTCGACGCGGGACGAGGGAGTTCCTCCGCGAGTACGACGCTATCCCGGCCGATTCCTCCCCCAAGGTGACGTACCTGGAGTGGGACTGGTCGCGGGCCGGAGACGCCTTCGCCGGCCGGTAA
- a CDS encoding DUF3891 family protein, translated as MLIAERDARYRFVTQPAHARVAGRLAEHWGGDGFDRPEPSPAVVTATYNHDNGWWRYDRQPHRDASGDLVGVRDVPPARWVEFYEDGIDSVVDLDPYAGVLASLHGSGLRRRRYGLSDATPPEHDSYERFVADEEARQRRLVDEMRREGDERVSERDAALLESLHESGTPADEGSRLWRNYALLQAWDRLSLAVCATLPPGETTEIPLAGDETLTVAAVDGTTFEVEPYPFASDSLVVRVPARRVEKTAVETGEDLAGSYYGTPRESLAVTLRGKQ; from the coding sequence ATGCTCATCGCCGAGCGGGACGCCCGCTACCGCTTCGTGACGCAGCCGGCCCACGCGCGAGTGGCCGGCCGACTCGCCGAACACTGGGGCGGGGACGGCTTCGACCGACCCGAACCCTCCCCCGCCGTCGTCACCGCGACGTACAACCACGACAACGGCTGGTGGCGCTACGACCGCCAGCCACACCGCGACGCGAGCGGCGACCTGGTCGGCGTCCGCGACGTCCCCCCGGCGAGGTGGGTCGAGTTCTACGAGGACGGCATCGACAGCGTCGTCGACCTGGACCCGTACGCGGGGGTGCTCGCCTCGCTACACGGATCGGGACTGCGCCGGCGGCGGTACGGCCTCTCCGACGCGACGCCGCCGGAGCACGACAGCTACGAGCGGTTCGTCGCCGACGAGGAGGCCCGCCAGCGGCGACTCGTCGACGAGATGCGACGGGAGGGCGACGAGCGCGTGAGCGAACGCGACGCGGCCCTGCTGGAGTCGCTGCACGAGTCGGGGACGCCGGCCGACGAAGGGAGCCGGCTGTGGCGGAACTACGCGCTCCTGCAGGCGTGGGACCGGCTCTCGCTTGCAGTCTGTGCGACGCTCCCGCCGGGAGAGACGACCGAGATACCCCTGGCTGGAGACGAGACGCTGACGGTGGCCGCTGTCGACGGGACGACCTTCGAGGTCGAACCGTACCCCTTCGCGTCCGATTCGCTGGTCGTGCGGGTGCCGGCCCGCCGCGTCGAGAAGACTGCGGTCGAGACGGGGGAAGACCTGGCCGGGAGCTACTACGGGACTCCCCGGGAGTCGCTCGCGGTAACGCTCCGGGGTAAGCAGTGA